DNA sequence from the [Limnothrix rosea] IAM M-220 genome:
TCCGTCGGTTACGACAACCCAAATAATCCTCTCCAGCTTCCCTTGTCAAAGGGGGATTTAGGGGGATTCTCCATCGGTTATGACAACCCAAATAATCCTCTCCAGCTTCCCTTGTCAAAGGGGGGAGGAAGAGATATCAATCTCATGTTTATGCAGTCTAATGGGGGTTTGGCAGAAGCAAGTCAGTTTCAAGGGAAAGACAGTATTCTGTCGGGGCCAGCGGGAGGGATTGTGGGCGCGGTAAAAACGGCGGCGATCGCCGGATTCGAGAAAATTATCACCTTTGATATGGGGGGCACTTCGACGGATGTGGCTCACTACGATGGCGAATATGAACGGAGCCTAGAAACAGAGATTGCCGGGGTGCGGCTGCGGACACCGATGATGGCAATTCACACCGTGGCGGCGGGGGGCGGTTCGCTGGTGCAGTTTGACGGGGCGCGGTTTCGAGTGGGGCCGGAGTCGGCGGGGGCAAATCCGGGGCCTGCTTGTTATGGCAAAGGCGGTGAGCTGACGGTGACGGATTGTAATGTGATGCTCGGCAAAATTCAGCCAGCGTTTTTCCCGAAGGTGTTTGGGCGTAATGGTGATCAACCTTTAAATAAAGAAATTGTTCTGCAAAAATTTCAGCAGTTAGCAAAAAATCTTGGTCAAGACGCAGAAGAAATTGCCGCCGGATTTTTGGCGATCGCCGTGGACAACATGAGCAATGCCATTAAACAAATTTCCCTCCAACGGGGCTACGACATAAGTGACTATACGCTGTGTTGTTTCGGCGGGGCTGGCGGTCAACATGCCTGTGGGATCGCCGCAACTTTGGGGATGAAACGGATTCTCATTCACCCCTTTGCGGGAGTGCTGTCTGCCTACGGGATTGGGCTGGCGGAGGTGCGGATTCTCAAAGAAAAGTCATTGGAAATGCCCTTAAATCCGGCTCTAATCGCAACGCTCCAGCAAGAATTTTTACAGTTGCAAGATCTTGCCCAACAGGAATTAGCCCAGCAAAAGGTGTCGTCGGAGGCTTCCCAAACTCAGAAAAAAGTTCACCTAAAATATCAGGGGACAGATTCCAGCTTAATTGTGGATTTTGATGAATTAGCACCGATGCGCCAAGCCTTTGAAACCCTTCATCAGCAACGCTACGGGTTTACCCTGCCAGACAAACCTCTAATCGTTGAATTGGTTACTCTCGAATTAATTTGTGAAACTCAAACGGCAACTGAGAAAGAAATCACTCGGCGATCGCCTCATCCTCCAAAACCAGTGGAAACTGTGCAAATGTACAGCGGAGGTCAATGGCGAGATACCCCAATTTATTTACGAGAAAACTTACAACCCGGCGATGTAATTTCTAGCCCAGCGTTAATCATTGAAAGCACCGGAACAAACGTGATCGAATGGGGTTGGCAAGGAAAAGTTACTGAATACAACCATCTCGTTCTTGAAACAGTGAACAGTGAACAGTTATCAGTTATCAGATATCAGATATCAGACATCAATGAACCGGATCCTGTGCAGCTCGAAATTTTTAATAATCTTTTTCGGGCGATCGCCGAGCAGATGGGCGTGACCTTACAAAATACGAGCTACTCGGTAAATATTAAAGAACGCCTCGATTTTTCCTGTGCAATTTTCGATCAGGAGGGTCATCTCGTTGCCAATGCGCCCCACATTCCGGTGCATCTGGGATCAATGAGCGAAAGCATTTACAGTCTCATTCAAGCGAAGGGAAATGACTTAAAACCGGGCGATGTGTATATGCTTAACAATCCCTACAACGGCGGCACACACCTCCCCGATGTTACTGTTATCACCCCTGTTTTCTCTCCGGAAGTCCCCCTTTCAAAGGGGGATTTAGGGGGATTTCCCCAACCACTTTTCTATGTCGCATCCCGTGGACACCACGCCGATCTTGGCGGCATTACGCCGGGATCCATGCCTCCCCAAAGCCACACCATTTCTGAAGAAGGCATCCTCATCGACAATTTCCAGCTGGTTAAAAACAACATTTTCCAAGAAGCAGCCGTTACTCAATTATTCACCGAAGCCGAATACCCCGTCCGCAATCTCACCCAAAATATTGCCGATCTCCAAGCCCAAATTGCCGCTAACGAAAAAGGCGTTCAGGAGCTGCATCGTATCGTCGCTCAGTATGGCTTAGAAACGGTGCAAGCCTATATGCAACACGTTCAGGACAATGCCGAAGCTGCCGTAAAAAAGATTATCCCGACCCTGAAAAATGGTGAATTTAGCTTGGAGCTGGATGGTGGCGATCGCCTATCCGTCTCTATTCAAATCGATCATAAACAAGAAAAAATCACCGTTGATTTTACGGGCACTTCTCCCCAATCAGAGACAAATTTCAATGCCCCGAAAGCTGTTACCCAAGCGGCGGTTTTGTACGTTTTTCGCACCCTTGTCCAAGACAATATTCCGTTAAATTACGGCTGTCTTAAACCCATTAAGGTAATTGTCCCTGAAGGCTGTTTACTAAATCCCGTTTACCCCGCGGCGGTCGTGGCGGGCAATGTGGAAATTTCTCAAAACATTACCGATTGTCTTTATGGCGCGTTAGGGGTTTTAGCCGCATCCCAAGGCACGATGAACAATTTTACCTTTGGCAATGAAAAGTACCAATATTACGAAACCATTTGCGGGGGATCAGGTGCAGGGCAAGGCTTTCACGGCACAGACGCTGTGCAAACCCATATGACCAATTCCCGACTCACTGATCCTGAAGTGCTCGAATGGCGTTTCCCTGTGCTTTTGGAAGAATTTTCGATTCGTAAAAATAGTGGTGGCAAAGGCAAATTTCACGGTGGTGATGGAGTGAGTCGTCGCCTACAATTCCGTGAACCGATGACTGCAGCCATTTTATCCAGCCGCCGTAAAATCCAGTCCTTTGGCTTAAACGGCGGTAATTCAGCAAAAACTGGTGAAAATAAATTAATTCGCGCGGATGGTACAGAATCTCAATTAGATTCAACCGTTGAAGTGGAAATGAAAAGCGGCGATCGCCTAGAAATTAGAACACCCGGCGGTGGCGGTTACGGTAAGCCTGATTAGATGCCTTTTGCGCCGGAAATATTAGTTTCGATGTCAACGTAAGCAAAATAAAACTTTGTGCCAGTCAGATCCGCGTCCCGTAAATTTGTGCCGAGCAAACTCGTGTTAGCGATCGCCGCATTTGCCAAACTACAACCTCCTAAATCGGCGTGGTCAAATTTTGTGTTTTGCAGCTTGGCATCACTAAAATTCGACTTACAAAGATTGACCCCAATCAACGTTGCACAGGATAAATCAGAACCCGCAAAATCAATCCCGACATGATGATAAGAATAACTTTTGCCAGAGGCGATATTACTGCCGTTGAGGTTTGTGCCGACCAACTGTGCTTGGGTAAAAGTTGTCCCCTGCAAATTGGCGTTGGTCAGTTCAGCTCGACCGAGATCCGCTCCAGAAAAATCGGTATCACTCAAATTGGCATTTTCCCAATGGGCATTGGCTAAAGTGACTTCGGTAAAAACACTTTTTTTCGCCTTCGTATTGGTCAAAATCGCGCCAGAAAAATCAGCTTTGTGACAGTGAGTATCGTCAAGATTTCCCTCGAGCCATTGCACCTGCTTTAGACTTGCCGCACAAAAAATCGCCTGCTGTGCATTAGCGTGATTTAATGTCGCTTTATCAAATTTTGCCTCGGAAAAATCACTCCCTTTAAAGCTGCCGTCAATCCACTGCACGCTATCGAGATTTGCCCCAATAAAACTGGCCTGATCGGCGATCGCCCCCGACAGATCCGCCTCCGACAAATCCGCCCCATCAAGGTTCGACCCCGTAAGCTGCACACCCGCCAACTTTGCCTTGTGGAGTTTTACCCCCTGTAAATTCGTCTCACTCAAATCCGCACCACTGAGATCAACGCCACTTAGATCCGGCACATAGGTTTCACATTGGCGAAATAAATTCCATGCTCGAATACCCGCCTCTCCAGCTTGTAATAGCCGTACTGCTCGCGCCGTTGTAATCGTCTCTTCGTTAGTCGTCGTCGTGTAATGGGGTTGCTCGGCTGCTGCCGTTGTTTTTCGATGTTGTAAAAGTGCTAGATCAGCTTCGATCTGTGCTCGCAACTCACGGGAATGGACAACAGCTAATGCCTGCTTTAAATAGGTTTCGACAAGGGATAGATCCTGCACTTCGACGGATTCGGACAAGGCAACAGCCAGCGCATATTGCACCTCTGCAAGAATATCGCCACATTCACTGTCTTCTGGAAACAACCCATACAAATTTTTGGCGATCGCCACCGCCTGCTCCAGTTCCCCCAAATCACAAAAATAATCAATCTCCCTAATCAATGCCTGACGGCGATCGTCATTCAGAGAATCGTCATAAACCTCCCGTTGAGACGGCTCAGACAGAATTTCGTAGATCAGATTAAGCTCTTTCAACCTTTCCTCAGCCAACTGACGTAGAGATTGTGCCGTGTCACCACTGAGTTTATCTGGATGAATTTCTATGGCTTTTTTGCGATATGCCTGCTTAATTTCTTTCTGGGTCGCACTAACCGGAACCCCTAAAATCTCATAATAGTTCACGGCAATAACCCTTCCCCTGAGCCAGAACCCAGACAATTTAATAAACTTTTTTTCGATGTCGTCAATTGCTGCGATCGCCGTAGTTGCTCATGAAACGTCATCAGCAAACCCACTTCCCCCATACAAATCCCAATCAACAAATCCACCAAATCATTAATATGAGCCAAGTTCAGGTAAACACCACCCGTTTCCCGTGCCATCTCCCGGAAAACCCGTTCCGTATCCCGATGCCGACCACACTGAATCGCATAAAGCTTAATGCCCTTACGCTTCAAAACCTGAACCTCTTGCCGCCAAAAATGCCCATATTTACAATTTTTTACCGAATCAATCACACCATGGGGCGGTGCATCCCCAATCAGGGCGATCGCCCGCCTACTCCCCAGCCGCCAATCCATCTGATTTGCCCGAAACAAAGCCTCCTCAATGGCCTCAGGAAAATCACCACCATCCGTTTTTTTAGTGCCCAGAAGAAACCGAGAAACCTGACTAATATCCGCAGTAAAATCCAAACCCCTTGTCACGTAGGTAGTCCTTGCATCACAATAGTCCCCGTAGGCTAAGACCCCTACCCTTGACTTCGGAATGTAATCCCGAATCACCTGCGACAAGTGAGATATCTCACCGCGTACCCGTTCCAAAAAACGGTACATACTACCCGTCGTATCAAAACAAAACAAAATATCTAGAGATGCCACCCGAGATAATGTCGGAACAATTTCATCCCCTAGTTTGCCATTAGCGCAATAACGCATCACATTATGACTTCGGCGTAAGTAGGACATTGCATACCCCAAGCCCTAAACCTCAACACATAGATGTCTTACCTAGAGCAGTGAATTTCCCTTAACCATATCTCAAAAAAAAACAGAAAAAGCACAATTTACACTTCATAACCTTTGGCTAAATCTTGACAAGTGATCATACCCAAGCCAAGCCTTTCACCATTGTTAGTTGATTACCAAATCAAAGACCCAAAATCTTTGCTTATTCTTAGATAAATATTTTCCTAGATAAGCTTAGAAATTGACCCTAGAAAGACTTTATTAGGCTTTCGAAAACACGAAATACATGATCGACAGTTATCAAGACATTAACTCACCGCGATGCACCCGAATAATCCCTAAGCCAGACCCCTCAGATTTGATTTAAAACCCTAAGAAATACAACAACAATATAACCTTGATTTCGATGTCATGAGTTGGGACAGTACTAGAAAAAAACGCTCACCCAGCACATCCCTTGAGCCCGCCGTCTCTACCCAAATCAGAAACCAGTACTTCGACAAACAAATATGTTTGCGGTTGATTAGAGCTGAGCGCCTCAGCGATGTTGAAAAAATGGCCAGCTTCTTAATTAAAGACCGCATAGCTCAAACGCAACATCTATATACACTATGACCCAATCTATCCAATCACATACAGCCTTTTCTCCAATGCTTTAGCCGAAAGCTTGACACTATTGCAAATGCCCAAACTAGTTGTGAGGCCGCAGAATTTTGGGACAAAACCAGTCTCAAAAATATCTTAGATGACAGACAAGCCGATTTTTTTTTGAAAGCTTTGATCGTTTTTTCGTTGAAATGGGAATCCTATATC
Encoded proteins:
- a CDS encoding hydantoinase B/oxoprolinase family protein, which translates into the protein MSSVWQFWIDRGGTFTDIVAKSPTGELITHKLLSENPELYPDAPVQGIRNILGLASDEAIPLNQIEVIKMGTTVATNALLERKGDRLVLVITQGLRDALRIGYQHRPDIFALNIQLPEMLYEQVIEADERLDAHGDILQLLDTEQIRQDLQRAFDLGIRSCGVVLMHSYRYPDHEQKIGAIAKEIGFTQISLSHEVSPLMKLVSRGDTTMVDAYLSPILRRYVDQVVGFLQEKVPLTKGDLGGFSVGYDNPNNPLQLPLSKGDLGGFSIGYDNPNNPLQLPLSKGGGRDINLMFMQSNGGLAEASQFQGKDSILSGPAGGIVGAVKTAAIAGFEKIITFDMGGTSTDVAHYDGEYERSLETEIAGVRLRTPMMAIHTVAAGGGSLVQFDGARFRVGPESAGANPGPACYGKGGELTVTDCNVMLGKIQPAFFPKVFGRNGDQPLNKEIVLQKFQQLAKNLGQDAEEIAAGFLAIAVDNMSNAIKQISLQRGYDISDYTLCCFGGAGGQHACGIAATLGMKRILIHPFAGVLSAYGIGLAEVRILKEKSLEMPLNPALIATLQQEFLQLQDLAQQELAQQKVSSEASQTQKKVHLKYQGTDSSLIVDFDELAPMRQAFETLHQQRYGFTLPDKPLIVELVTLELICETQTATEKEITRRSPHPPKPVETVQMYSGGQWRDTPIYLRENLQPGDVISSPALIIESTGTNVIEWGWQGKVTEYNHLVLETVNSEQLSVIRYQISDINEPDPVQLEIFNNLFRAIAEQMGVTLQNTSYSVNIKERLDFSCAIFDQEGHLVANAPHIPVHLGSMSESIYSLIQAKGNDLKPGDVYMLNNPYNGGTHLPDVTVITPVFSPEVPLSKGDLGGFPQPLFYVASRGHHADLGGITPGSMPPQSHTISEEGILIDNFQLVKNNIFQEAAVTQLFTEAEYPVRNLTQNIADLQAQIAANEKGVQELHRIVAQYGLETVQAYMQHVQDNAEAAVKKIIPTLKNGEFSLELDGGDRLSVSIQIDHKQEKITVDFTGTSPQSETNFNAPKAVTQAAVLYVFRTLVQDNIPLNYGCLKPIKVIVPEGCLLNPVYPAAVVAGNVEISQNITDCLYGALGVLAASQGTMNNFTFGNEKYQYYETICGGSGAGQGFHGTDAVQTHMTNSRLTDPEVLEWRFPVLLEEFSIRKNSGGKGKFHGGDGVSRRLQFREPMTAAILSSRRKIQSFGLNGGNSAKTGENKLIRADGTESQLDSTVEVEMKSGDRLEIRTPGGGGYGKPD
- a CDS encoding pentapeptide repeat-containing protein produces the protein MNYYEILGVPVSATQKEIKQAYRKKAIEIHPDKLSGDTAQSLRQLAEERLKELNLIYEILSEPSQREVYDDSLNDDRRQALIREIDYFCDLGELEQAVAIAKNLYGLFPEDSECGDILAEVQYALAVALSESVEVQDLSLVETYLKQALAVVHSRELRAQIEADLALLQHRKTTAAAEQPHYTTTTNEETITTARAVRLLQAGEAGIRAWNLFRQCETYVPDLSGVDLSGADLSETNLQGVKLHKAKLAGVQLTGSNLDGADLSEADLSGAIADQASFIGANLDSVQWIDGSFKGSDFSEAKFDKATLNHANAQQAIFCAASLKQVQWLEGNLDDTHCHKADFSGAILTNTKAKKSVFTEVTLANAHWENANLSDTDFSGADLGRAELTNANLQGTTFTQAQLVGTNLNGSNIASGKSYSYHHVGIDFAGSDLSCATLIGVNLCKSNFSDAKLQNTKFDHADLGGCSLANAAIANTSLLGTNLRDADLTGTKFYFAYVDIETNISGAKGI
- a CDS encoding vWA domain-containing protein; its protein translation is MSYLRRSHNVMRYCANGKLGDEIVPTLSRVASLDILFCFDTTGSMYRFLERVRGEISHLSQVIRDYIPKSRVGVLAYGDYCDARTTYVTRGLDFTADISQVSRFLLGTKKTDGGDFPEAIEEALFRANQMDWRLGSRRAIALIGDAPPHGVIDSVKNCKYGHFWRQEVQVLKRKGIKLYAIQCGRHRDTERVFREMARETGGVYLNLAHINDLVDLLIGICMGEVGLLMTFHEQLRRSQQLTTSKKSLLNCLGSGSGEGLLP